GATTCCAAACATCCAGGAAAAGCCAGTTGTGGTGGAAAGTTTGGCGTAAATGGCTATTTCGGTTGGCTTTTTAGTGGGTTCCTGAACTACGCTTTCCTTTTTCAACGAATGTCGATTCCTTGACCTCGCTTTGTGCAAATTATACACGATTGGGGAAAACATAAtagcattaattgttaaaagtATGGCTAATGGCAAGACAAAAAGATATAAGAAGGAGGAAGGATCGGCAATCCAACAGGAAAAATAAGTTCCGTAATAAACAGGCAGTGGTCCACTTGCGCCGAAATGGCATGCACTTCCGACTGTCGTGAACGCAGAAGGTACACACCAGGCGTAGAGTGCGTAGGGCATGTGTTGGCGAAGGCGTGATTTATCCCTACTCTTGTGAAGAACATCAAGCGACCGATTGGCACACCCACACATCTTCGGTCCGAATGTCTGGAAAGCATGGAAAACAATGGCGTTGGTCCAGAATATACGCGTCAAGAAGAAGTAGTGCATTATCACCGCAGTTACTTGGCATTCCAACGATCCTGGGATCAGGTTAAGACTTATGATGAATGTAATATTCCCGCCTATGGAGGAAACGATGAGCGCCATGATGTTTAGCCCAGGTAGTGTTCGCAGCTCCGAAAATATGACATAGGTCAACAGGGTAATCGAAAGGCACAACGAAGATATTGCTAGTCCGGTATAGGCCAAGATAGTTTGAGCACGAGAAAAATCGaaaaatacaaccacggttTCTGAAATGACGTTGGTGTACTCGGTGCAGATCAGCACTCCTTGTGGCGTGTGATAGAAATCTGGGGGATGATATACAATTCCACTTCCAGATACCATGCTACCATTTGGCAATATTTCATACTCTGTCTCATTTAATAGGATTCGCTCACATTTTGGATTAATCGTTGACTGCGTATCACATACTAAAGCGCCGAATGTCTGTTCGTCAATAGAGATAGTACTGTCATATCCAAAAATGTAGTTCTCGTAACAATCGTAAAGACGCGACGTGCTATTCACGAAGACAATCGGGCAGTAGGTCTCGTGACCATGGATGGTAAACTCCGAAGATTTTACAATAGTGAGGTTCCCATGTTTACAATGGTTAATCAGATAGTTTAGATCAGTCAGATTTCCATGGAGAATTTCAATGAACGCGAAGCTTCCATCTGGAGGGGTCTTTACGCATACATCATTTacataaacaataatttcattcgcATTATTTAGCTCTGATAGTTTACCGAGAATCTCTGCCAATAACCTCGCGTTATTTTTGGTCACATCCTCTGGGTTCGCGACGACCATTGTAACAATTACTTCGTAGGCGACATCATCAGGCTGCTGATCGGTAACGGAACCGTTGGGATATACGGGGCTTATGTAAATATCCCATGAACTGTTATTGGATATCACTTGGTCAAACGGTAACTTCCCTTTATCGATTGAAGGCACCTGCACATCTACCGCCCtgtctttgtttttcttatgATTATTATCCAGTTGTAAGGAAAGTTTCACAGTAATCACTAGCTCCTCATTGAGACCAATCGATTCGTTGATCGCAGCAGTGATCGCTTCTACAATGATCACAATGTCATCATCGTTCAGCTCATCAGTCGCCGTGATTGGTACGCAATCCTGCTTGACAAGGGTATACCCGTCAGCGCAGTAGAGTTGTCGGCATTTCCCTAAGTAAGGATCAAAAACCTGTCCTTCCTCACATGTATCTATTATTCGAACAACCAGTCCATTTTCTTCATACACCACAGTACTACTCTGATCTATAGTTGCCATGTTGTAATTTGTGACAATTCTATTAGTAATCTCTCTGTCGCCGTTTGATTGTTTCGGTCCATCGCGGCCAGTGGAATTACGAAGAAAATGGTCCTGCAGCGTGTCTTTCGTCGGGCATTTGATCAAACTTTCTTCAACTCCGTTGCATTCCGCGCAAAAAGCATTGCGATATAATGTAGAACCCCACACCTTGGAGGAGGAGATATCAGTAGTAACCAAGGAAAGGTGCCCAGACACACAATTCTGTTCTAACCACCTTGACTTTTGTGATAAATCTGTGGGGCAATGGTCAATCATTCTCAAGCATGGTCGAAATTCTTGTCCGAATGGCACACGGAATCTCGTTATACAGTACTTCCTTAGGTAGCTTGACAATATCTCTGGCTTATCATAAACAGAAATTGGTAATTCACCGTGGCAGTACGCATCCTGGATCCAGAAATGAAAAATGCTCACGAAGTTGCATTTTGCACAGAAAATATTTCGATATGTTATGCCGTCAGTCCCTTGAACGAAAAGCTTCGCAACATCATCTCGATGATCGATGTTTGTACAATGAGTTTCGATGTTCTTGTCTTCCCAGTCTGCATGACACTTCGTTTTCACCAGGACAGATCCAAACTCGACTTCATCCAAGTGGGTACATTCTGGCATGTGTTTTGTTAAGTACGTATCATCAGATTGGTCATCATCTTGATCTATGAGGTCCTTTAAACTATAATCCATGGACAAGTGAGGGGAAGCACCAACTACCCCTACAGTTCCACTGGGTACATCCGTATCTTTCGTACTATCTGTCAGTTTTCCATTTAGTTTGTTATCGTCACATAGGCAGTGGACATCGTAGTCACTGCAGCAATCACCAAATAGAGGACAACGAGAATCGCAGAAGCATAGGTAACCGGTGCGGATCGGTGATCTCTTCTTGGTGCTCACCAAGTAAGTGTATATAGAATCAAAGTCGGAAGGTCCTGATCCACATCTTCCAAAACACGAATCTATGAATCCACACTTATGTCTCTTAGAAACCTGACCAGGATTCTCTTTCTGAAAACCTACGTCAGAATCGATGTCATCGTTCCCTGGAAATGGGGTAGTTAGTTGCAAAGCCGAGTGAGTCCCATGGTCCTCTAATTGCTCTTGTTTTGTCTTCGTTTCATATTCGGTGATAGGGGTCGTATTAAAAACCCCAAAAGGTGCTGTTGAAGTGTCTTCACCGTGACAAGTGCTTTGTACCCATAGTATGATGAAGAGAGTAAAGGTTCGTTTGAGTAAAGCCATCTTGGTAGGATGTTCAATTCATGTACCTGTAACGAATCACTGCATTCTTAAAAAGAGCGGCTGTATCTAAATTGAAGCTGTCTCCACAGACCATATGAGATATAATGATCAAATTATTTTAGGGCATCCCATAATATCTAACCAAAACAGTTATTTGATTATGATAAGTACGAAGGCCTGTGAATCAACACACCTGTTTGTTATCTTATCTCTTCATTTGCTCTACCTCTTGTAAATTTTTGAAGGATTTTCGTTCTTGAAGCTGATTTAATGATATGAAAACATCAACGACAAAATCCTTTAGGATAACCAAGAATGTTTTCCAATAACATGGTCAACCTCCAAATATCTGACCTCTGGAACAGATGTCATATAATAACAAATATAGGGGGATCCACACTGAATAAATTGTAATGATTAAGCCAATGAAATATAAGGTAAGTAAACAACTtccaaaatcataaaaagaCACGCGGCACGCacatgatcataatgatattaACTTGCTCTACAGAGTGCTTCTCCCATTAATATACTGCTAACAattacaacaataatgatagtaattataatgattttcataaatatgaaaaaaagtaacaaGAGTCTTAAAATCATTTATCGCAATGTAATCGTTTAGTAATTATAGTACCTGAATATGACAACGAACCTCGAAGAAGAATTGGAATTACTCAATTCCAATTCTCTTATTacccccaaagtttccaaaacctggggaaaatatcatttgtttactcatccTCCTAAGTTATGGAATAGCCTTCCCCaaaacatcaaacagtgcttgacatctgaaactttcaaactttaccttaaaacatttctcttcaattcttcttaatttcttttataatttcctaaaaagcgccttgagcactctacagagttgatttggcgcgatataagtaaaattatcattattaatataattattaaataaattaaacataagtttttttttcatacagcTTTCCCAACATCAAGTTTaaacatgtaaatataacaattgaactaattaaaataatgatattcgCACGATAGTGTATATTGTGCTCGGTATCAGTTCAAGGAATAAAGAACTTTCGCTATTTTGGCTTGATATAACAGTACCTGGTATGAAAACGCTATTCCTTGGCAACATGCCACTAACGTTATGACATACAGTTTGGTAGATAATATATGAAATGACTACCACGCACTTTATTGTTCATCAATGCACATCTTTGCGATATTGCGACGTAATCGACATATCAAAGTTCTCTTTGCAGCATGCTCTCAATTTTGAATGAGACGACCACTCATCTTTCCATacaatattcataaataagcCCTTATAACAACATGTCTGTGAAATAGTAGTCAACCGGGAAAATTTCAGAATTGTAACAAAACCATAAAAGCAGATATGAAAGTACAATAGCACATAATCATATAATGTATAGGGGTTAGCTTCAAACATGGAGCATGAGATCATTCCAAGGGTATCTACAGTTTCAGACGTCTCATTGAAACAACATCACACATTTCCTATATAATATATAGGAAATGTGTGATGTTGTTTCAATGAGAATTCTGAAACTGAAGATACCCTTGGAATGATCTCATGCTCCATGTTTGAAGCTAACCCCTATACAttatatgattatatatattatatatatatatatatatatatatatatatatatatatatatatatatatatatatatatatatatatatatatgagggagtgtgtgtgtgtgtgtgtaattagGTAACTGAACTACCCAAAGCTGTCCTTCCAAAAAAACGCAATGATGAttcttttaattgattttatttttcaaatgagGTTATTTCCATGAGATTTGTCAAAGGTGTTGCATTTATCATATCCTCATACATTTTCACCTATACATAATGTTTCCGTGTACGTatgctgtatatatatatatatgttatctGCTCTTGGCGAAGACAATTCCATGATGGCAAATGCAGACATGAGGTATACAAAACGCGTGGGGCAAACGATGATGACAAACAAAACACGTTATTGACAGAAGTATTCACAATACTATCTTGCTTAATGCGGTTTTAATAGATATAATTGGTTAATCATTAATCAGACCTCGTGCTGCTTAATCTAGGCGCGTGCCTCTGCGCCCGTGAAAACATAATGATCTTTTGTTTTCCAAATTTTCACCAATCAGGCAGGGCCCTTAAAAAGCGGGGTTGCATGAATTTAAGCAAAATCACCTTAATTCTTTCTGCAGTGAAAATTTTATTTagtcatttatttgttttttgcttgtcaaatttgaacCAGCACTTccagttaaaaaaaatccttcccATGAAGCTGACATTAGGGTAACGTATTTAAACTATATATCGTACAATATTTAACTATATTCCTTTTAAAGCATTCCAGATAGTATTGTAATATAATAGTTACCCTGGTCAACGATCACTTATAATCTCGATCCTAGGCTCCTATCCGGCtcctacccctccccccccccccccgcacacaCACCTTTTCGTATCGTGTTCATTAATATTAAATGAGCATCATATAGTTAATTTGTGAatgttcacccccccccccattgggaAACTCGAAAGACtcgagaaataaaacaataaatgccAATAAATCAGTCTCCCTTTTTTCCGCAGAATAGAGAAACACAGTGTCGTAAGTGCACGCACTTTTCCTCCGCTCTGCGTGCGATCCAGCACCCCCACCCTCGCACACACAGAGACAAAAGTTAAAGGAAACtcgaaagattaaaaaaaatgaagcataAAACGACATTAAAGCATTTTTCCCCCGCTTAAAAGGTAAACTTCAAACCTTCGTGCACGCAGTCTTTCCTCGCTTTGCGTGCTTTCTGTGCTTATAGCAGAATTAATCCTGACTGTTAAGTCTTCGTCTAACCAAAAAGCCCGACTTTTAATGGGAGTTGGAGAAGGAACTGAAGATTCAATTtcagtttcaatttatttactcaACAATCATCAGATACAATACATACCAAACTTGATTAAAAGATgactgctacatgtatattccccCTTTACTGCACTTAagggggattttttttagaatcccTCTGTACGTCTGCATTGTGTCCCCACCCCCACAGAAATGTTTAAGTGCGgcaagcgtgcgactagcttgcggaAGCTTTcagcatgctagtaactagcatgcggctagcttaataagcgtgtaatatgcgtgcagagtaatagttaagcgatttTTTaacgagcagggactgttcgtgtgtgtatttgagttttgtcagacgtgtatcaatcagatatgattatttacgtctgggacctacctttaacgtcaccatccgaaagacgtgaccagggctcgaacttcggacctctgcatcaatttgtaacttccccacagcttggattacaggcgcacgccacaacgcccagtttctagcatgcactcgcttattaagcgagcgccctgctagtcgcatgctagttactagcaagcggcacgcttaaatttctgtaggggcaCCTACGACTTTTTTctcttcaacattttttgcgTACTCTCAGCATGAAACTGCAAGAACTTAACCAGTGATTAGTATCCTCAGGGAGATATGCACTAACAAATTACATTTTCCTATCTATCTACAGTGCAAAACGCCAACAATTGTAGTTTCTCAAGCATATCAACACAATAAAAGCATGGATACGAATACGTATAACAGAATAATAGTGTATCATGACAAATCCCAACGAAAAAAATGTCCGTCGCCATGTGCTGTCATATATATGTTGAATCAATTCATCGCGGTCGCTCGCTTTTCGATTtagattttgtttgtttgattttcatgaacTTATCGgtcagaaggaaaaaaaggaaagttgcCAGCAATCAGCATGTAGCTGTATTTCCAGCGAGGCcgtgattaaaagaaaatacaggAATGCACAAGTTATTGTTAAAAAGCACAATATTTAGATATaaccaaacaaaatatttgacaaaaacataaaatgatttCGAAATCATCAACATACAGGCAAATATTGAAACATTAGCAAACAAAAGTAACATAAAAGGGAATAAATCAGGTCAACATAAAATGGCACAGTTTTCCGACACAAAGTTTATAATACATGCTCACAGAGGAACTTCCTGAAACTTAGTACTACATGTACCATAAGGCTAACGTCGATATTTtatcttgatataaaacataattacgaaaaatatcatatttcgtGATATTAAATGTTTCTAGACAGGCGGATATGAAATGGGGAATTCCGAGGCATACACCATATTCTCCTGAGTGTTTTCCAAAATATTATATTACAGATGTACTGCAAGATGCACACCTGTCAGATACCAGCCTTATTTCAAGGGAAACTAAACAAAAATCATGCCAATTAATTACCCACTTCCACTTCCTAAAAGCCCTTTGGTGATTTCCAATCAATCCCAGATATGTTTCCTACGATTAAAATGATAACCGAACGTTGTCAGTGAATAATGATGAATTATAGTGCTATTTTCTTATCTCTATTTTAATACATCACAATATGAGATAGAAACACCTGGCTGAAGATGTGCAAAACAAAATGACGAAAAGATGTTTTTTATTACAATCATGAAAATGGCATATCCATCATTTTGTGTGCGTCATTTATGTAATAAAGAGGAAGAACCgtcttcttccctttttctcggggggggggggggcggggcggGGTGAACGAATGAAACTTTATTCGGGACAACATTGATACCAAATCGAATTCCCTGCGCATTCGTCCATATAACGTTAAGAGATCAATTAGTACAATACTATGAAAACCGCACTTTTTTCCAGACCGAAATGCTAGTTTTtgaagtttttatttctttaaaaactaaaCATTCAGATTGGGGATTTTGTGGAATATAACCGTTTGTATAATACTTTCATCTTTCAGTTAAAGGcctcttaagatttttttctcaatggcTTTACAATTGCATTGAATTGTTGTGTTATAAAATATCCAAATGCGACCGATAAATGCGAGAGAGAAAATTTTCAATAGTTGGGAGACATGATGATCGAAATCGTCTTTCATAAGGTGTGATTATTGGATAAAGCGGCGAGTGAGCATGGCGAGCGAGcatatcctcatcatcatcatcgtcctcatcattttcatcatcatcatcatcatcaccatcatcatcatcattaccatcatcctcatcatcatcttcacaattatcctcatcatcttcgccattaccatcgtcatcattatcatcaccaccacaaccaccaccatcgtcatcatcctcatcatcatcatcatgttgcCCCCAAACATCTTACAAGTggtatataattatcatcattatcatcatcatcatcatcatcaccatctatACAGGGGTATAATAACTGCTTCCATAATACTGCCATCTTTCTCTTGAAGGAGTATCACAATGTTGCTGTATTTTCCATGGCTATAATGTAATGAATTCCTTCCGACATTAACTACTGGATTACAGTAAGTATCCAAATGCGAGCGAGTGAAGCTTGCGAACAAATAGTTCATAGTTGGAAGACAGAATGATTACCAAATCGTCTCTTAAGGAAGTATTATGGGAGAAAATGCAGCGATG
This window of the Lytechinus variegatus isolate NC3 chromosome 14, Lvar_3.0, whole genome shotgun sequence genome carries:
- the LOC121427197 gene encoding uncharacterized protein LOC121427197 produces the protein MALLKRTFTLFIILWVQSTCHGEDTSTAPFGVFNTTPITEYETKTKQEQLEDHGTHSALQLTTPFPGNDDIDSDVGFQKENPGQVSKRHKCGFIDSCFGRCGSGPSDFDSIYTYLVSTKKRSPIRTGYLCFCDSRCPLFGDCCSDYDVHCLCDDNKLNGKLTDSTKDTDVPSGTVGVVGASPHLSMDYSLKDLIDQDDDQSDDTYLTKHMPECTHLDEVEFGSVLVKTKCHADWEDKNIETHCTNIDHRDDVAKLFVQGTDGITYRNIFCAKCNFVSIFHFWIQDAYCHGELPISVYDKPEILSSYLRKYCITRFRVPFGQEFRPCLRMIDHCPTDLSQKSRWLEQNCVSGHLSLVTTDISSSKVWGSTLYRNAFCAECNGVEESLIKCPTKDTLQDHFLRNSTGRDGPKQSNGDREITNRIVTNYNMATIDQSSTVVYEENGLVVRIIDTCEEGQVFDPYLGKCRQLYCADGYTLVKQDCVPITATDELNDDDIVIIVEAITAAINESIGLNEELVITVKLSLQLDNNHKKNKDRAVDVQVPSIDKGKLPFDQVISNNSSWDIYISPVYPNGSVTDQQPDDVAYEVIVTMVVANPEDVTKNNARLLAEILGKLSELNNANEIIVYVNDVCVKTPPDGSFAFIEILHGNLTDLNYLINHCKHGNLTIVKSSEFTIHGHETYCPIVFVNSTSRLYDCYENYIFGYDSTISIDEQTFGALVCDTQSTINPKCERILLNETEYEILPNGSMVSGSGIVYHPPDFYHTPQGVLICTEYTNVISETVVVFFDFSRAQTILAYTGLAISSLCLSITLLTYVIFSELRTLPGLNIMALIVSSIGGNITFIISLNLIPGSLECQVTAVIMHYFFLTRIFWTNAIVFHAFQTFGPKMCGCANRSLDVLHKSRDKSRLRQHMPYALYAWCVPSAFTTVGSACHFGASGPLPVYYGTYFSCWIADPSSFLYLFVLPLAILLTINAIMFSPIVYNLHKARSRNRHSLKKESVVQEPTKKPTEIAIYAKLSTTTGFSWMFGILASFTDQDFFWHLFIIFMSLEGLFIFLSFFCTKRIKNLYVKRFGKKCNEIDLARKRCGPTRSAYAISQQVERRNSNEPKETFTTLNV